From Algoriphagus sp. NG3, the proteins below share one genomic window:
- a CDS encoding YceI family protein: MKRNLFTQGLILTMLLLLWFPGFAQQSYKMSGDQQFTVAGTSTIHDWEMIAKEGTTGSSELSLENGKLSKITSLTIEIPVKSLKSGKGSMDKNAYEALNAAKHPSIKFEMTEFLGITGTKIKAKGKLTIAGKSQVIPLEVSYSISGNAIKFNGTHAISFSDFEIEAPTAVFGTIKTGNGLVLAFEAGFSPKN; this comes from the coding sequence ATGAAAAGGAATCTTTTCACACAGGGCCTAATCCTGACCATGCTGTTGCTGTTGTGGTTTCCGGGCTTTGCGCAGCAATCCTACAAGATGTCGGGTGACCAGCAGTTCACTGTAGCGGGAACTTCTACCATACACGACTGGGAGATGATAGCCAAGGAGGGTACCACGGGATCCTCTGAGCTTAGTTTAGAAAATGGCAAACTCTCCAAAATCACTTCGCTAACAATTGAGATTCCAGTGAAAAGTCTAAAAAGCGGGAAAGGGTCTATGGATAAAAATGCCTATGAGGCGCTAAATGCTGCAAAACATCCTTCCATCAAATTTGAAATGACTGAGTTCTTGGGAATTACAGGAACTAAGATCAAAGCCAAAGGCAAATTGACAATTGCGGGAAAGTCACAGGTTATTCCGCTTGAGGTGTCGTATTCAATATCCGGAAACGCGATCAAATTCAATGGGACACACGCTATTTCATTCAGTGATTTTGAAATTGAAGCCCCTACAGCAGTGTTTGGGACCATTAAGACAGGGAATGGACTTGTGCTGGCTTTTGAAGCCGGTTTTTCACCAAAAAATTAA
- a CDS encoding VOC family protein, with protein MKIEHLAIWVDDLDKMKDWYSRSFAMTSGEKYENPAKGFSSYFLSFASGSRIELMKRSDVQESPQPRGMVSGLAHFAISVGSKEKVLLKTEEFREEGRKIIGEPRTTGDGYFESVIEDPEGNWIEITI; from the coding sequence ATGAAAATAGAACATCTTGCCATTTGGGTCGATGACCTAGACAAAATGAAGGACTGGTATAGCCGTTCCTTTGCTATGACATCAGGTGAAAAATATGAAAATCCTGCAAAGGGCTTTAGCTCTTATTTCTTAAGTTTTGCTTCAGGCAGCAGGATCGAACTCATGAAAAGAAGTGATGTACAAGAATCCCCACAACCCCGCGGGATGGTTTCAGGATTGGCTCATTTTGCGATTTCTGTAGGATCCAAAGAAAAAGTCCTGTTAAAGACTGAAGAATTCCGTGAAGAGGGGCGAAAAATCATCGGCGAGCCGCGGACTACCGGGGATGGTTATTTCGAAAGTGTAATTGAAGACCCGGAAGGTAACTGGATAGAAATTACGATTTAA
- a CDS encoding M14 family metallopeptidase yields the protein MKSTLSLSLAILFLGSTSASIAQDIMPPLLPWDGKSKELLVDKSHKWVTAFELSGRLESPTYTETMAWFEKLVNSSDLLQTKTIGHSEQGRPIQMVIATAEKESSAEKLSTSQKPLILIQAGIHAGEIDGKDAGMMLLRDIAQGSKTSLLDEVNLLFIPILNTDGHERRSEYGRVNQRGPKEMGWRTNALNLNLNRDYTKLETAGINAIAKVINSYDPDLYIDIHVTDGADYQYDVTYGFVATGGYSPEISDWLSTYYQPQVDQALEAEGHIPGPLLFAANNEDFTEGNVAFSFSPRFSHTYGDIRHLPSILVENHSLKPFEQRVLGTYVFLEQTIKTVGAHFNELKSAISADRNQVKESVIVKYQFRDTPADSMEFLGIASKKVKSEITGKEYVAWEGKAITQHIPNLLMDKPAASVPVPKAYWVPVEWAEIISKLRIHGIEMELLTEAKEVTMELSMVTEYKLSNQPFEGRFRFQSFELEKESRKVMLNPSSVRVRTDQPLGELLVILMEPESVDSFFQWGYFHSILSQTEYMETYIMEPLIAKMLSEDADLKKRFEEEKTSNPDFAKSPREIYRWFYMQSPYFDRNWKVIPIGREW from the coding sequence ATGAAATCAACCCTTTCACTCTCCCTTGCTATACTTTTCCTGGGATCCACCTCTGCGTCAATCGCTCAGGACATCATGCCTCCGTTGCTTCCATGGGATGGAAAAAGCAAAGAACTGCTTGTGGATAAGTCCCACAAATGGGTGACAGCATTTGAACTTTCGGGTAGATTAGAATCTCCGACTTATACAGAAACTATGGCTTGGTTCGAGAAGTTAGTCAACAGTTCCGATTTACTGCAAACGAAGACCATTGGACATAGCGAGCAGGGAAGACCTATCCAGATGGTGATTGCTACCGCGGAAAAAGAATCTTCTGCTGAAAAGTTATCCACATCCCAAAAACCCCTGATTTTAATCCAAGCGGGAATCCATGCAGGTGAAATTGATGGTAAAGACGCAGGAATGATGTTGCTCAGGGATATTGCTCAAGGGAGCAAAACATCACTTCTGGATGAAGTTAACCTGCTTTTTATACCTATTCTAAATACAGACGGACACGAGAGAAGAAGTGAATATGGCCGGGTAAACCAGCGGGGGCCGAAAGAAATGGGCTGGAGAACAAATGCATTAAATCTTAATCTTAACCGTGATTACACCAAATTAGAGACTGCAGGAATCAATGCCATTGCCAAAGTTATCAACAGCTACGACCCCGACTTATACATAGACATCCACGTCACTGACGGTGCCGATTATCAATACGACGTTACTTACGGATTCGTAGCCACGGGCGGTTATTCACCTGAGATTTCGGACTGGCTAAGCACCTATTACCAACCTCAGGTAGATCAGGCGCTGGAAGCCGAAGGACATATTCCCGGGCCACTGCTCTTTGCCGCAAACAACGAGGATTTTACTGAAGGCAATGTAGCTTTCTCTTTTAGTCCACGATTTTCCCATACTTATGGGGATATTCGGCACCTCCCTTCTATTTTGGTGGAAAACCATTCCTTAAAACCTTTTGAGCAGCGCGTGCTGGGAACATATGTGTTTTTGGAACAAACAATCAAGACAGTCGGAGCGCATTTTAATGAGCTGAAATCTGCGATCAGCGCTGATAGAAATCAGGTAAAAGAATCCGTGATAGTAAAATATCAATTCCGTGATACTCCTGCCGATTCTATGGAATTCCTTGGCATCGCCTCGAAAAAAGTGAAATCTGAGATCACAGGAAAGGAATATGTGGCTTGGGAAGGAAAAGCAATCACCCAGCATATTCCGAACCTGTTGATGGACAAACCTGCAGCTTCAGTTCCTGTACCCAAAGCTTATTGGGTTCCGGTAGAATGGGCTGAGATCATTTCGAAGTTGAGGATTCATGGGATTGAAATGGAACTCTTGACTGAAGCGAAAGAGGTAACCATGGAATTATCCATGGTCACCGAATATAAACTCAGCAATCAACCTTTTGAAGGTAGATTCAGATTTCAATCATTTGAACTTGAAAAGGAAAGCAGAAAAGTAATGCTTAATCCTAGCTCAGTGCGTGTGAGAACGGATCAGCCACTGGGAGAATTGCTGGTGATTCTCATGGAGCCCGAATCAGTGGATAGTTTTTTCCAATGGGGATATTTTCATTCCATCCTTTCGCAGACTGAATACATGGAAACGTATATCATGGAGCCTTTGATAGCAAAAATGCTATCTGAAGATGCAGATTTGAAAAAGCGGTTTGAAGAGGAGAAAACTTCAAACCCTGATTTTGCCAAATCTCCGCGGGAAATCTATCGCTGGTTTTATATGCAATCACCCTATTTCGACCGTAATTGGAAAGTAATTCCTATTGGACGAGAATGGTAA
- the glgP gene encoding alpha-glucan family phosphorylase: protein MTDFKNYNIPYEASPEYSKKTAYFSMEFAIHQPLKIYSGGLGFLSGSHLRSAYELKQNLIGIGILWKNGYYDQNRNQDQTMKAEWYEKTYSFLQDTGIKYQITIHSNPIWVKAYYLAPETFESAPLFLLSTDLPENDYLSQTITHRLYDSDTAAKIAQFILLGIGGAKLLDELNFNPEVYHLNEAHGVSSVFHLMRKFGSKEEVKKCLVFTTHTPEEAGNEKHDINLCEQMGYFNGYTIEEVRELTGMEGDLFNHSLAAFRFARKANGVSKLHGEVSRQMWKSYDNIPEITSITNSQNYTYWADKQLYHFMNEEDAGNFDERKRLLKKSALELVADQTGQLFDPDILTIVWARRFAGYKRPDLITRDFQRFEAMIKNSEKPIQIIWAGKPYPTDYGAISTFNQLIHLSKKYPNIAVCIGYELAQSKLLKQAADVWLNTPRVPREASGTSGMTAAMNGAINFSTYDGWICEFAEHGKNSFIVPVADYHNTGVSDQDAFDLENLYQVLENEIIPTFYEDKNAWRTTIQQGMKDVVENFESNRMAREYYEIMYKA, encoded by the coding sequence ATGACTGATTTCAAAAATTACAATATTCCGTATGAGGCCTCTCCTGAATACTCAAAAAAGACAGCCTATTTTTCCATGGAATTTGCCATACACCAACCTCTGAAAATCTACAGTGGAGGTCTTGGGTTCTTGTCCGGATCACATTTGCGAAGTGCATACGAACTCAAGCAAAATCTGATCGGAATAGGTATTCTCTGGAAAAACGGGTATTACGACCAAAACAGGAATCAGGATCAGACCATGAAAGCGGAATGGTATGAGAAAACATATAGTTTTCTTCAGGATACCGGAATAAAATACCAAATCACTATCCACAGCAATCCTATTTGGGTAAAAGCCTACTATTTAGCGCCGGAAACATTCGAAAGCGCCCCCCTATTTTTGTTGAGTACGGATTTGCCTGAGAACGATTACCTAAGTCAGACGATCACCCATCGGTTATATGATTCGGATACTGCGGCAAAAATTGCCCAATTTATACTGCTGGGAATAGGTGGAGCAAAGTTGTTGGATGAATTAAATTTCAACCCCGAAGTTTATCATCTCAATGAAGCACACGGAGTAAGCTCGGTTTTTCACCTGATGCGGAAATTCGGCTCCAAAGAAGAAGTAAAAAAATGCTTGGTTTTCACCACGCATACTCCTGAAGAAGCCGGAAACGAAAAGCACGACATCAATCTCTGCGAGCAAATGGGCTATTTCAATGGGTATACTATTGAGGAAGTCCGCGAACTGACAGGAATGGAAGGAGATCTTTTCAATCACAGCTTGGCTGCATTTAGATTTGCCCGCAAAGCCAATGGAGTGAGCAAACTGCATGGGGAAGTGAGCCGTCAAATGTGGAAATCCTACGATAATATTCCCGAGATTACTTCTATCACCAATTCGCAGAATTATACCTATTGGGCCGATAAGCAGCTCTATCATTTCATGAATGAGGAAGATGCAGGGAACTTTGATGAAAGAAAACGGCTCTTAAAAAAGTCTGCATTAGAACTTGTGGCAGATCAGACAGGACAATTGTTCGACCCTGATATTCTTACTATTGTCTGGGCGAGGAGATTTGCAGGATATAAGCGCCCTGATTTAATCACCAGAGACTTTCAGCGGTTCGAGGCAATGATAAAGAATTCCGAAAAACCGATTCAGATAATTTGGGCTGGAAAACCTTATCCGACAGACTATGGAGCAATTTCGACTTTCAACCAGCTTATTCATCTAAGCAAAAAATATCCAAACATCGCTGTTTGTATAGGCTATGAATTAGCCCAGAGCAAGCTTCTAAAGCAAGCAGCGGATGTCTGGCTAAACACCCCCCGCGTTCCCAGAGAAGCCAGCGGCACCTCGGGCATGACCGCAGCGATGAACGGCGCCATCAATTTCAGCACCTATGATGGATGGATCTGTGAATTTGCAGAGCATGGCAAAAACAGTTTTATTGTCCCTGTCGCTGACTATCACAACACAGGCGTATCTGATCAAGATGCATTTGATCTAGAAAATCTCTATCAGGTACTCGAAAATGAAATTATCCCCACTTTCTATGAAGACAAAAATGCCTGGAGAACTACCATTCAGCAAGGGATGAAAGATGTGGTGGAGAATTTCGAAAGCAATCGCATGGCAAGGGAATATTATGAAATCATGTATAAGGCTTAA
- a CDS encoding ATP-binding protein yields the protein MEELLDISNLLIDNTKFDFKRYLYEKIDWGERLIGIKGARGTGKTTLVFQYLKEKKLEGVQVSYFSLDELFFLSNSLLDTVRSFYQSGGKIVALDEVHKYPTWSKEIKNLYDRYPDLQIVFTGSSIVDISKEEGDLSRRAVMYELHGLSYREFLKLYHDQDLPVITLAQILDPTLNIRTLLPKEFKPLQYFPDYLKIGYYPFSGSNEEMYFKKLRQLIRTIVEYDMAEIRGFDIRNGKKILQLLYIIAQQVPFKPNISALAEKTQIHRNSMGNYMLYLAEARLIDLQYPAGISVATLQKPEKVFLNNTNYLYALSEVKPEIGTVRETFFNSIIKVDHRVNFSKTVDFLIDNQFNFEIGGKGKSTKQATVNNTGIVKDDIEYPTGQSLPMWIFGFLY from the coding sequence ATGGAAGAGTTACTGGATATTTCAAACTTACTGATTGACAATACGAAATTTGATTTCAAGCGGTATCTGTATGAAAAAATAGATTGGGGTGAAAGGCTCATAGGCATTAAAGGTGCGAGAGGAACAGGAAAGACGACCTTAGTATTTCAATACCTTAAAGAGAAAAAACTGGAAGGAGTTCAAGTTTCCTATTTCTCATTGGACGAGCTATTTTTCCTATCCAATAGCCTGCTCGATACAGTCAGGTCATTTTATCAATCCGGAGGAAAAATCGTTGCGTTAGATGAAGTCCACAAATACCCCACATGGTCTAAAGAAATTAAAAATCTCTACGACAGGTATCCCGACCTACAGATCGTTTTTACAGGGTCATCGATTGTTGATATAAGCAAAGAAGAGGGAGATTTAAGCAGAAGAGCCGTGATGTATGAACTGCACGGTTTATCTTATCGCGAATTTCTAAAGTTATACCACGATCAAGATTTGCCTGTAATCACTCTAGCCCAAATCCTTGACCCTACCTTAAATATCAGGACACTGCTGCCTAAAGAATTCAAACCGCTCCAATATTTTCCTGACTATCTCAAAATAGGTTACTATCCTTTCTCCGGCTCAAATGAAGAAATGTATTTTAAAAAACTGCGACAACTCATCCGCACGATAGTAGAATATGACATGGCCGAGATCCGTGGTTTTGATATCAGAAATGGAAAAAAAATACTTCAACTTCTCTACATCATAGCTCAGCAGGTTCCTTTCAAGCCCAATATTTCGGCCTTGGCTGAGAAAACGCAAATCCACCGTAACTCCATGGGCAATTACATGCTATATCTGGCAGAGGCAAGACTCATCGACCTACAATATCCTGCGGGTATCAGCGTAGCTACACTACAAAAACCCGAAAAAGTATTCTTGAACAACACCAATTATCTCTATGCACTAAGTGAAGTCAAACCTGAAATCGGTACAGTAAGAGAAACTTTCTTCAATAGCATTATTAAAGTCGACCATAGAGTCAATTTCTCCAAAACAGTAGACTTTCTGATTGATAATCAATTTAATTTTGAGATTGGAGGAAAAGGAAAATCAACTAAGCAAGCCACAGTAAATAACACCGGGATCGTCAAAGATGATATAGAATACCCCACAGGACAAAGCTTGCCTATGTGGATCTTTGGGTTTTTGTATTGA
- a CDS encoding carboxylesterase family protein → MKTTRRGFFKKVGAGTAGLGLAASLPFSSQAKSNNQNTNDGQFLQIGDDIAIATTDSGKIRGYILNDVYTFLGIPYGADTSGKNRFMPPQKPEKWEGIKPTIWWGNTAPQIMDNRYASPDYSFADHWNYDDLSEDCLKLNVWTPALDSKKRPVLVWLHGGGFTNGNGIEQDGYHGENLSKKGDMVFVSINHRLGPIGFTDLSKVGGDKYADSGNVSQLDIIASLEWVRDNIANFGGDPGNVTIMGQSGGGAKVTATMAMPAAKDLVHKGVALSGSMLQASDREYSQTLGEYVMKEAGLTPDTVDKLQELSWREYIDIANKAMAKMRKDHPLPGFRGGFSPVADGINIPKGEFFSEENGLASDIPLMICTTFHEWNPTRTAPELEKVDWAGVAEKLSPNFGEATEKIITAYRKDFPEASPADLWAMILSNRKGAISTANAKAKQKAPVYLAWFGWEPALYSGRMKAFHCIDICFWFANTDRMYTHTGGGDRPRKLSEKMSASLLAFMKTGDPNAGALPKWPAYSPQNGETMILNDTAVVKNKPDANGLAALPA, encoded by the coding sequence ATGAAAACAACCAGACGCGGATTCTTCAAAAAAGTAGGCGCAGGAACTGCCGGACTAGGACTTGCAGCTTCATTACCTTTCTCTTCCCAGGCGAAATCGAACAATCAAAATACCAACGATGGCCAATTTCTCCAAATCGGAGATGATATTGCCATTGCTACTACCGATTCAGGTAAAATCAGGGGATACATCCTCAATGATGTATATACTTTTCTTGGCATTCCCTATGGAGCCGATACTTCCGGTAAAAACAGATTTATGCCTCCGCAAAAACCTGAAAAATGGGAAGGTATTAAACCCACCATTTGGTGGGGGAATACAGCTCCGCAGATCATGGACAATCGCTACGCCAGTCCGGATTACTCCTTCGCTGATCACTGGAACTATGACGATCTAAGTGAAGATTGCCTCAAATTAAATGTGTGGACACCGGCTTTGGACAGCAAGAAAAGACCTGTTTTGGTTTGGCTGCATGGCGGTGGATTCACTAATGGAAACGGCATAGAGCAAGATGGTTATCACGGCGAAAATCTCAGCAAAAAGGGAGATATGGTGTTCGTCTCCATCAATCATAGACTTGGCCCAATCGGCTTCACTGACCTATCAAAGGTAGGTGGAGACAAGTACGCCGATTCAGGAAACGTCAGCCAACTTGACATCATTGCCTCCCTGGAATGGGTGCGGGATAATATTGCCAATTTCGGTGGTGATCCCGGGAATGTTACGATCATGGGTCAATCAGGCGGAGGGGCGAAAGTTACAGCTACTATGGCGATGCCTGCGGCAAAAGACCTGGTGCACAAAGGCGTTGCGCTTAGTGGATCCATGCTTCAGGCTTCTGATCGGGAATATTCCCAGACCCTAGGAGAATATGTGATGAAGGAAGCGGGCTTGACTCCCGATACTGTGGACAAGTTGCAAGAATTGAGCTGGAGAGAATATATAGATATCGCAAATAAAGCCATGGCAAAAATGCGAAAAGATCATCCCCTGCCAGGATTCCGAGGTGGTTTTAGTCCCGTGGCTGATGGGATAAATATTCCGAAAGGCGAGTTTTTCTCCGAAGAAAACGGATTGGCTTCTGATATTCCATTGATGATATGCACTACATTCCATGAGTGGAATCCTACCCGTACTGCACCCGAATTGGAGAAAGTTGACTGGGCGGGAGTAGCTGAGAAATTGAGTCCCAACTTTGGTGAAGCCACGGAAAAAATCATTACTGCCTATCGCAAAGATTTCCCTGAGGCGTCCCCGGCTGATCTTTGGGCGATGATCTTATCCAACCGCAAAGGAGCAATCAGCACTGCCAATGCGAAGGCAAAGCAAAAAGCCCCTGTTTATTTAGCTTGGTTTGGCTGGGAACCTGCTTTGTACTCGGGGAGAATGAAGGCATTTCATTGCATCGACATCTGCTTTTGGTTTGCCAATACAGACCGCATGTACACCCATACCGGTGGCGGAGACCGACCTAGAAAACTTTCGGAGAAAATGTCTGCTTCTCTCCTTGCCTTTATGAAAACAGGAGATCCCAATGCAGGAGCGCTTCCAAAGTGGCCGGCTTACTCTCCCCAAAACGGTGAGACAATGATTTTAAATGATACAGCAGTTGTAAAAAACAAACCGGATGCGAATGGGCTGGCAGCTTTGCCGGCTTAA
- a CDS encoding bile acid:sodium symporter family protein — protein MSPQKIKIKVDPFLMGMISLIVLAYFFQLENSSLSNIPTDLIVSVGISLIFFFYGLKLSPEKLKAGLKNWKLHVVIQLSTFLLFPLLVLAFLPLATNEQQQLIWMGLFFLAVLPSTVSSSVVMVSLAKGNIPSAIFNASISGLIGIFLTPLWLGPLLKNEIGGFDFSELYLQLILEIIIPVILGMSLQKWLGKYAQRYSALLSNFDKSIILLIIYNSFSHSFASNLFSGMAWKDLAIMLIAVILLFFLVYYLTGMASNWLIFNREDKITAQFCGTKKSLVHGTVFFNLIFHGTAGAGIILIPLMLFHAIQLIIISYKATNLATPPKLKPKKEKPFIYPFK, from the coding sequence ATGAGTCCTCAAAAAATAAAGATCAAAGTCGACCCCTTTCTTATGGGGATGATAAGCTTGATTGTGCTGGCATATTTCTTTCAATTGGAGAACAGCAGTTTAAGTAACATCCCCACCGACCTTATTGTGTCGGTGGGGATTTCATTGATTTTCTTCTTTTACGGTCTGAAACTCAGTCCCGAAAAATTAAAAGCAGGACTGAAAAACTGGAAACTCCATGTAGTGATTCAACTAAGCACCTTCTTGTTATTCCCGCTTTTAGTTCTGGCCTTTCTGCCACTGGCCACCAATGAACAACAACAGTTGATCTGGATGGGCTTGTTTTTTCTTGCGGTTTTACCTTCCACGGTTTCCTCATCCGTCGTTATGGTCTCACTGGCAAAGGGGAACATCCCTTCAGCTATATTCAATGCCAGTATCTCAGGGCTGATCGGCATATTTCTCACACCTTTATGGCTTGGCCCTCTCTTGAAAAATGAAATCGGTGGATTTGATTTTTCCGAATTATACTTACAGTTGATCTTGGAAATAATCATACCCGTGATTTTGGGTATGTCCCTGCAAAAATGGCTTGGAAAGTATGCTCAACGATATTCAGCACTACTTTCCAACTTCGATAAAAGTATAATTCTGTTGATTATCTACAATTCCTTTTCCCACTCATTTGCCAGCAATTTGTTTTCAGGAATGGCATGGAAGGATCTGGCGATAATGTTGATAGCTGTAATTCTTCTATTTTTTCTCGTCTATTACTTGACTGGAATGGCCTCTAATTGGCTAATATTCAATAGAGAGGATAAAATTACCGCCCAATTCTGCGGGACTAAAAAGTCATTGGTCCATGGAACAGTTTTTTTTAATCTGATTTTCCATGGGACTGCCGGTGCGGGGATCATCTTAATTCCCCTTATGCTTTTTCATGCAATACAACTGATTATTATCAGCTATAAAGCAACAAATCTGGCTACCCCCCCTAAACTAAAACCTAAAAAAGAGAAGCCTTTTATTTATCCATTTAAATAA